One Maribacter sp. HTCC2170 genomic window, AATATTTTGACAAGCCTCTTGCCCCTCCGCCAGAAGAATTGAAACTTAAAGATGCACCCATAAAATCTACTTCCTCATAGAAGGCATCTTTCTCAACATTAACAGATCCCTTTCCAAGAAGAGAGCCCATAAGGCTACCAACACCGGCTTTTTCACCTTCAATAAAAGGAGGGTTGTCGATGGTCAAGGTAAAAGAAACTCTTGGTAATTTGTGATTTTCCACCACTATTACCTTAAGTCCATTGCCCAACTCAAAACTTTGGGAAGATCCAAAGTTTATTTCTGGGACCGGCCCAATATTTGGTTCTGTGGTGCGATCAATCTGCGCGTTCATTGCTATAACAGCAAATAAAGCTATGCCTGTTATTATATTTTTCATCTTATTTGCTTTCTTTTTGGTTTTCAGGAAGATATTCTAAGAGCAATCTCTGGTTTTTGTTCAGATACTTTTTGGCAACAGCCATTATTTCTTCTCTTGTAATTGAACGGTATAAATCAATTTCAGTATTTATCAAATTAGTATCGCCATATAATTGATAGTAAGTTGCTAAAGATGCAGCAACTCCCTCTAAGGTGGCATTTGAATTCACAAATTGATTTTCGAATTGGTTCAACAATTTCTGATGATCATTTTCAGATATTAGTTCGTTCTGAAGTTTTATTATTTCCTCATCAATCTCAGCAACCAAACTATCTAACGAAGTTTCTCCAAGTGGCAAAGCATAAATGGCATAAATGCCGTAATCTTCCTGACTTAGGTTAAGGGCTTGAACCGCTAAAGACATTTTCTTGTTGTCTACCAGTTTTTTATATAGTTTTGAGCTATTTCCATCACTTAAATAAGTAGAAATCATATCTAGAATTCTAGCGTCCCTAGTTTTAAAAGATGGTGTTCTATAGCAAGCCACAACAGCAGGAATTTGAATATTTGCATCGTAGGCTACTGCTTTGAATTCTTGAGTGATAGGTTCCTCTTTCGGGAAACTTTTTTGGATTTTGGTGCCTTTTGGGATAGGGCCAAAATAATCCTGAATCATTTTCTTTGTTTTTGCAGTCTCTATATCCCCGGCAATAATCAGTACAGCATTATTTGGAATATAAAACTTTTCATTGAAGGCTTTGAACTCTTCTAATGTGGCGGCATCAAGATGTTCCATTGATCCAATGGTCGACCATCTGTAGGGGTGTTCTTTGAAAAGGTTCTTCTTTATTTCCGTCAAAAAATTTCCATAAGGTTGGTTGTCAACCCTTGCTCTTTTTTCTTCCTTTACCACTTCATTCTGTGTGTCCACACCAATTTGCTCGATAACAGGGTGGAGTAACCTTTCGGATTCGAGCCAAAGCCCAGTTTCCAAAGCGTTGGAAGGGAAAACTTCATAATAATAGGTTCTGTCATCGTTTGTTGTCGCGTTGTTTTTGCCGCCTTTAGAGGAAACAATTTTATCCCATTCCCCGCGTCCAATATTCTCGGTGCCCTCGAACAAAAGGTGTTCGAAAAAGTGGGCAAAACCTGTTCTTTCCGGGTTTTCATCTTTTGCACCAACATGGTACGATATTGAGGTAACAACTATAGGAGTTGTCCTGTCTTGATGTAAAATTACATGAAGCCCGTTGTCCAGGTCATATTCCTCATACGAAACCTCTTGGGCCTTGGTTATTGACACCATTAGTAGTGCCAAAAGAATAAATGATAGTCTTAGTTTCATTCTTTCAAGTGTTAGGGTTATATAGTTAATAGTTTATATGTGTTCTCAACTTTGAAATTGTTACACGAATATAAATTTTTCAGAAATAATGAAGGAAAAGTCGGGTTGCTTTAACAAGAAATTAGGGAAGAATTAATTGAATGCTTTGGTTTTCCTCTTTGCTTCGAAACGGACAGATTTTTATTTTTAAAAACCCTTGTACATTAATGAATTAGCAGTATATTTGCACCCGCCTAATGCGAAATTGGGTAGTAATTTAAACTAAATATACGCTATGTATGCAATTGTAGAGATGGCAGGGCAGCAATTTAAGGTTGCGAAAGACCAAAAAGTATATGTTCACCGTTTGCAAACAGAAGAAGGTAAAAAGGTAACTTTTGACAATGTTCTTTTGTTGGATGATGGTAAGAATGTAACTGTTGGCGCCCCGGCTATAGACGGAGCCGCTGTTGAGGCTAAAGTCGTTAAGCACCTAAGAGGTGACAAAGTTATCGTCTTTAAAAAGAAAAGACGTAAAGGTTATGCAGTTAAGAATGGTCATCGCCAATCTTTGACTGAAATAATTGTTGAAAGCATTATCGCCAAAGGCGCTAAGAAAACAGCTGCACCTAAAGCAAAAGCTGAACCAAAGGTTGCCGCTCCTAAAAAAGCTGCACCCCAAACAGCAGCTAAAAAGGCAACCCCTAAAAAGGCAGCTCCTAAGAAAGAGGCTGTTGACCTTAGTAAAAATACTGTTGCTGAGTTAAAAGAAATGGCAAAGGCCAAAGGAATTGAAGGTATTTCTTCAATGAAAAAGGCTGATTTAATTGCCGCTTTAAGTAAATAAGTTAATTTTGACCAGAAACCAAGGTCAATAAAATAATATATCATGGCACATAAGAAAGGTGTAGGTAGTTCTAAGAACGGTAGAGAATCAGAATCGAAACGTTTAGGTGTTAAGATTTTTGGTGGCCAGGCCGCCATTGCTGGTAATATCATCGTTAGACAACGAGGTACAAAGCATAACCCAGGAGATAACGTTTATGCAGGTAAAGATCATACTTTGCATGCAAAAGTAGACGGAATGGTAAAATTCGAAAAGAAATCAGGAGGTAAATCCTATG contains:
- a CDS encoding M16 family metallopeptidase produces the protein MKLRLSFILLALLMVSITKAQEVSYEEYDLDNGLHVILHQDRTTPIVVTSISYHVGAKDENPERTGFAHFFEHLLFEGTENIGRGEWDKIVSSKGGKNNATTNDDRTYYYEVFPSNALETGLWLESERLLHPVIEQIGVDTQNEVVKEEKRARVDNQPYGNFLTEIKKNLFKEHPYRWSTIGSMEHLDAATLEEFKAFNEKFYIPNNAVLIIAGDIETAKTKKMIQDYFGPIPKGTKIQKSFPKEEPITQEFKAVAYDANIQIPAVVACYRTPSFKTRDARILDMISTYLSDGNSSKLYKKLVDNKKMSLAVQALNLSQEDYGIYAIYALPLGETSLDSLVAEIDEEIIKLQNELISENDHQKLLNQFENQFVNSNATLEGVAASLATYYQLYGDTNLINTEIDLYRSITREEIMAVAKKYLNKNQRLLLEYLPENQKESK
- the rplU gene encoding 50S ribosomal protein L21, with translation MYAIVEMAGQQFKVAKDQKVYVHRLQTEEGKKVTFDNVLLLDDGKNVTVGAPAIDGAAVEAKVVKHLRGDKVIVFKKKRRKGYAVKNGHRQSLTEIIVESIIAKGAKKTAAPKAKAEPKVAAPKKAAPQTAAKKATPKKAAPKKEAVDLSKNTVAELKEMAKAKGIEGISSMKKADLIAALSK
- the rpmA gene encoding 50S ribosomal protein L27; this translates as MAHKKGVGSSKNGRESESKRLGVKIFGGQAAIAGNIIVRQRGTKHNPGDNVYAGKDHTLHAKVDGMVKFEKKSGGKSYVSIEPFEA